The following is a genomic window from Pseudomonadales bacterium.
CGAAGAGCACCGGAATGCCCCGTGGATTGCCACTCTCCTCCAGATAGAGCTCATGCAGGTCGCTGACCTTCAGCCAGTGGCGTTGATAGGGTTTGATTTCCGGATAAAGCACCTGCATCACGTAAGCCCGCTGCTGTGTGTGGATGAAAAAGAGCGTGGCCAGCCGCCAGGACTCTCCCGCTCTGGCGCCGATCAGGCAGAGATGGTAACGGATTGATTCGCCCGAGGGTGAATCCGTTGCGGCCGGATCGACCGCCCCATCTCTGCCTGCATCTGGCAAAATCTCGACTATGCTTGATCAGTGAGGCTCTTCGCCGATGCCCAACCCTCTACCGTTGCCGACGCTCGGCCCTTGACGCATCACGCAAAAGAATTCCGCCTTGCAAAATCCAGACCCCCAAAACGATAAAGAGAGGAATGGGGAAGCCGTGCTTCATCCGGTGCTGGCCGAATTCATCTCGGACCGGCTGGAGCGGCGCTTTCTGCGCGCACTCTGGCCACGCCGACGCGATCAGATCCATCTGCTCTCCCTGATCGGCTGCCTGCTGTTCTCGATCGCAGCCTATGGCGACTATCTGCGCTTTGGCGCAGCCACTCTCTCGACCCCCATCGGGCTGGCGCGGTTCGGTCTGATTCTGCTCTGCGCTCTGCCGGCCGTGGCGGCCGCCTGCGACAGAGCACGCCTGGCCAACCAGCTCTGCTTTCTCAGCATGGCCGGCATTGGCGGGCTCTACCTCTATCTCTGCCACGCGCAGGCCCTGGATCCACAGGCGCGCCTTGGCACGCTGTTTCTGATGACGACCCTGTTCTATCTCTGCGCACCACTGCGTCTGCTGTGGACCATCACCTTCAACCTGCTGTTGAGTCTGGGTTTTCTGTGGGTGAACAGCCTGACGCCCGGGATCGCCCCCTATGACCTGATCGCCACCGGATTGAAGCTGGCCGCGTTCAATCTGGCCATCTCCGGCTACCTGTGGCAACACCAGCGGGCCGTGCGGATCAACTTCTGGAAGGATCTGGATCTCTCACGAGTCAACGCCGCGCTACAGCGAGAGGTCGACAAACGCATCGATTCGGAGCAGATGTTCCGCGCCCTCACCGAAAACAGCCCCAGCATGGTGACCATTCTCGATGCGCAGCATCAGGTGCGCTATCTGAGTCCATCCACCTATCGGGCACTGGGCTGGTCGAAACCGACCCAAAACACGCTGTCGATACAGGGCATCGTGCATCCGGAGGATCTGGCGCTCTTCATGGGCCAGCTCAATCTGGCACGACAGCAGAGCGGCACTGTCCACCGTTTCAGCAACGTCCGCATCCACCACCGACAGGGCCACTGGCTCGATGTGGAGGGCTACATCGTGCCGATGCTCGATGTCCCGGGCGTGCAGGGCATCGTCGTCAACTACCACGATGTCTCGGAGCTGAAGGCCGCGCAGGCCGACCTGACCCAGCTCGCCTTTTTCGACAGCCTGACCCGACTGCCCAACCGCCAGCTGTTCAGGGACCGGCTCGAACAGACCTTGCAATCCTGCCGGCGCCACCATGAGACCGCCGCCCTGCTGTTCATCGACCTCGATCGCTTCAAGGAGGTCAACGACACCCTCGGCCACGAAGCGGGTGATCAACTGCTGCAGAGCGTGGCACAGCGTCTGACGGCCCATGTGCGCCGGGAGGATTCGGTCGCACGGCTCGGCGGCGATGAGTTCACCATCCTGCTGCACAAGGCGGACATCAAGGCGGCCGAGAAGGTGGCCGGCAACATTCTCGACGCCCTGCGTCAGCCGGTATCGATCAACGGGCACGCAGTGACCGTCGGCGCCAGCATCGGCATTGCGATGATCCCGGCCGATGGCCAGGAGAGCACCGAACTGATGCGTTACGCCGA
Proteins encoded in this region:
- a CDS encoding EAL domain-containing protein; this translates as MLHPVLAEFISDRLERRFLRALWPRRRDQIHLLSLIGCLLFSIAAYGDYLRFGAATLSTPIGLARFGLILLCALPAVAAACDRARLANQLCFLSMAGIGGLYLYLCHAQALDPQARLGTLFLMTTLFYLCAPLRLLWTITFNLLLSLGFLWVNSLTPGIAPYDLIATGLKLAAFNLAISGYLWQHQRAVRINFWKDLDLSRVNAALQREVDKRIDSEQMFRALTENSPSMVTILDAQHQVRYLSPSTYRALGWSKPTQNTLSIQGIVHPEDLALFMGQLNLARQQSGTVHRFSNVRIHHRQGHWLDVEGYIVPMLDVPGVQGIVVNYHDVSELKAAQADLTQLAFFDSLTRLPNRQLFRDRLEQTLQSCRRHHETAALLFIDLDRFKEVNDTLGHEAGDQLLQSVAQRLTAHVRREDSVARLGGDEFTILLHKADIKAAEKVAGNILDALRQPVSINGHAVTVGASIGIAMIPADGQESTELMRYADLAMYSIKEQNRNGYRFFAEEMNRSALARMRAQDELKSALADQQFQLHYQPQFTLADQRLIGFEALSRWSHPTEGLLGPERFLGTLEQSGLIIEHGHWTVAEAIAQGAWLRNSEPGKAYRMAINLSVRQLLDPALIDTLAASLDRHRFPASLLTIEIHESFLSQQLEAANRVLWQLRRLGVTIAIDDFGTGYSSLHLLKELPIDSVKIDRRFIQGIPNREEDVAITEAVIVMAHRLGLTVAAEGVESVQQLRFLLDQGCDLAQGHLFGAAIAAEQLPALIQELSARKSMLPRPQLVFDV